In Aegilops tauschii subsp. strangulata cultivar AL8/78 chromosome 3, Aet v6.0, whole genome shotgun sequence, one genomic interval encodes:
- the LOC120975480 gene encoding uncharacterized protein — MNHEDGTDPWLSQRPETPPWDAIEYNQLISSGPLLPLLEHYAGIGGSYDQTTIRGAAWQVSSQGANADKCKGNQLQLANVANQGPSCSTWHQAATMYLPSTSYTGCYGGTTSANVSWQASQLQESAIADRANQIGLTDHTRSAHAAQQGPSTTINSGAGTSTTWSSERTEDTFHQPANTHATNNAESVSEMAIVPAMPTSTPLHTSTSNTQADETAADTEVNDETDDEAQGDEDGGQSEIIVPQPPYLRQTFDSFEDAKEFYQTYAKFHGFAVNIEYHRKIKKTNEYSRGEMRCYKARRNKKGKGDAHVVPERKRGIIVKTECPVRCKLNIDGA, encoded by the exons ATGAATCACGAAGATGGCACTGATCCTTGGCTTTCTCAAAGGCCGGAAACGCCACCTTGGGATGCAATAGAGTACAATCAGCTCATTTCTTCAGGGCCATTGCTGCCACTACTAGAGCACTACGCAGGCATCG GAGGTTCTTATGACCAAACCACAATCAGGGGGGCAGCATGGCAAGTTTCGTCACAGGGTGCTAACGCTGACAAATGTAAGGGCAACCAACTTCAGCTAGCTAACGTGGCAAATCAAG GACCTTCATGCAGCACGTGGCATCAGGCGGCAACCATGTACCTGCCATCAACGTCGTACACAG GTTGTTACGGTGGAACCACATCGGCAAACGTCTCATGGCAAGCTTCACAGTTGCAGGAAAGCGCTATTGCAGATAGAGCAAATCAAATTGGATTGACAGACCACACAAGATCGGCACATGCGGCACAACAAG GACCTTCAACTACAATTAACAGCGGCGCGGGGACATCTACTACGTGGAGCTCTGAGCGCACGGAAGACACGTTCCACCAGCCAGCCAACACTCATGCCACAAACAATGCTGAGTCAGTGTCGGAAATGGCAATCGTTCCAGCAATGCCGACAAGCACACCTTTGCACACCAGCACAAGCAACACTCAAGCAGATGAAACAGCCGCCGATACTGAAGTGAATGATGAAACCGATGACGAAGCACAAGGGGATGAAGATGGTGGGCAATCAGAAATCATAGTACCTCAGCCACCGTATCTTCGGCAGACATTTGATTCGTTTGAAGATGCAAAGGAATTCTACCAGACATATGCAAAGTTCCATGGGTTTGCGGTCAACATCGAATACCATAGGAAAATTAAAAAAACTAACGAGTACAGCAGAGGTGAGATGAGGTGCTACAAGGCACGAAGAAACAAGAAGGGCAAAGGTGATGCGCATGTTGTTCCGGAACGAAAGAGAGGCATCATTGTCAAGACGGAATGCCCTGTCCGGTGTAAGCTTAACATAGATGGAGCATAG